AGCCGGGTCCTCGCGGGATGGCACGATTTGTCAGTCATGCGGCCGGCATTGCCAGTCCGGGGTGAGACGCTACGGTGCGCGGCGATAGGCGTTGGGCGTGCTGCCGGTCCAGTGCCGGAAGGCCCGATGGAAGGCCGTGGGATTGTCGAAGCCCACGTCGAAGGCAATGGCCGTGATCGCATCATTGGAGCGCGTCAGCCGCTGGATGGCGATGTCGCGCCGCACGCCGTCCTTGATCGCCTGGAAGGTGGTGCCTTCCGCGGACAGCCGGCGGCACAGCGTGCGCACGGAGCAGTGCAGCGCCGCGGCCACGGCTTCGATGGTCGGCGCGACGGGCAGGCAATCCGCTACGTACTGCCTGACGCGATGACAGGTCATCGGCTCGGCGAACGTGACGAAGATCCAGTCCTCGGGCGCGCGTGCCAGGAATTTTTCAAGATCGGCCTTGCGTTGCCGCACCGGCATGTCGAGGAAGGCCGCGTCGAAGACAATGCTGCCGCGCTCGCAGCCGAAATGCACCGGGCCGGGAAACAGGTACAGGTGGTCGCTTGCCTGCGCCCGCCGCCCTGACGGCAGCTGCACCGCCTGCAGCGGGATCTTGTGGCGGATCAGCCATGACGCCACGCCATGCACCAGCTTCAGCATCAGCTCGCGCGCCATCGGGCCCACCGCCGGACCCGCTGCGGCCTCCACCAGTTCCACATGCGCGGCATTGCCTTCGCGCCGCGACTCCACGCGGAACTCGTCCAGCAGCAAGCGGAAGAATTGCCCGAAGCGATGCAGTGCCACTTCAAGCCGTGGCGCATCCAGCAAGCTCAGGCAAAGGTACTTGAGCGTGCCGTTGCGCAGCGGGCGGCTGAAAATGCCGGGCATTTCATCGTCGAGCTCGTGCGCCAGCAGCCGGTACAAGGTCGAGAACTGTTCCTGCGTCACGCGCGCCGCCGGCTCGTTCATCAGCGCCGCCGCAATGCCCGAGCGCGCTGCCAGCTGCGCGATCAACGCAGGATCGGCACCGGGCAGGAAGCCGTGGACGAAGGAAACGAGGACGGTGGGAGACAGGCAATGCACTTGAAAACCGGCACGTGTGCCGCAGCTGGACTATGGAATGACGGCGCGTCTGCGCCAGCGCTCCGACACTGTGCAACGTTGCCCGCGCCCCGCACATCGTGTTTTCCCTGACTGTCCCGAAATGTCAATCGATCGTCCCGGATCGTCAAATTGTTTCATGCCGTTGACCGATACTTCGGGTCATCGAATGACGATGAAAACAGGCGGACGGACAGCGAACCAGCGTGTTCTGGCCGGACCGCCTGCCGACAACACCCAGGAGCAACAGCATGCAATTCCTCGACGATTCCCTGCACCCCGAGAACCAGGACAAGGTGGTCATCACCGTGGCCCCGTACGGCCCTGAGTGGATGCCGCAGGACTTTCCGGAAGACATCCCGGTGACGATGGAAGACCAGGTGCAGAAGGCCGTCGATTGCTACAACGCCGGCGCCACCGTGCTGCACCTGCACGTGCGCGAACTGGACGGCAAGGGCTCCAAGCGCCTGTCGAAGTTCAACGAACTGATCGCCGGCGTGCGCAAGGCCGTGCCCGACATGATCATCCAGGTCGGCGGCTCGATCTCGTTCGCGCCGGAAGACGACGGCCAGGCCGCCAAGTGGCTGTCGGACGATACCCGCCACATGCTGGCCGAACTGGACCCGAAGCCGGACCAGGTGACCGTGGCGATCAATACCACGCAGATGAACATCATGGAGCTGCTGTACCCGGAATACCTGAAGGGTACGTCGCTCGAGCACCCGGCCTACCAGCAGGCCTACCGTGAAATGACCGTGCCGGCCGGCCCGGGCTGGGTCGAGGAACACCTGCGCCGCCTGAGCAATGCCGGCATCCAGCCGCACTTCCAGCTGACCGGCATCCACGCGCTGGAAACCCTGGAGCGCATGGTGCGCGCCGGCCTCTACAAGGGCCCGCTGAACCTGACCTGGATCGGCATCGGCGGCGGCTTCGACGGCCCCAACCCGTTCAACTTCTTCAACTTCGTCCACCGCGCGCCGGATGGCTGCACGCTGACGGCGGAATCGCTGCTCAAGAACGTGCTGCCGTTCAACATGATGGCGATGGCGATGGGCCTGCACCCGCGCTGCGGCATCGAGGACACCATCATCGACCAGCACGGCAACCGCATGACCTCGGTGCAGCAGATCGAGCAATGCGTGCGCGTGGCCAGGGAACTGGGCCGCGAGATCGCCTCGGGCAAGGAAGCGCGCGAGATCTACCGCATCGGCACCTGGTACGACAGCGCCGAGGAAACCCTGGCGGCACACGGCATGGCGCCCAACCGCAAGAGCGGGCAGAAGAACCTGCCGCTGCGCGCGGCCTGACGTATGTCGCCTGGCCGCGGGCTCCCCACCCCGGCCGGGCATCCACCGGCCGGGTGTTCACCGGCCCCGCGCCGACCCAACCACGACACCGCTGAAGTCATGAACCCTGCCCCCGCCGTCGCCAACCCGTGCCTCAACATCTGCCGCCTCGACGTAGCCGGCAGGTACTGCCAGGGCTGCGGCAGGACACCGCTGGAAATCGGCACCTGGGACCGCATGACCGACGCCCGCCGCGCCGAGGTGCTGGCCGAGCTGCCAGCCCGCCAGCCCTGGCGCCGCGCGCAAGCCGCGTCCGCATCCTGATTCCCCATCGCCCGCCGCCAAGGCATGCATATGCCGGCGGGCGTCATCAAGCTGTTGCCATGAACCAACCCGCCACGCTTACGGTCGATGCCTACTTCGACCTGATCTGCCCCTGGTGCATGATCGGCAAGAAGCACCTGGAAACCGCCATCGCATGGCTCGGCCAGGCGCACCCGAACGTTGCCGTCCGGGTCGACTGGCACTCTTACCCACTGCTTCCGGCCACACCGCCGGGGGGCACGCCGTACCGCGATTTCTACCTGGCGCGGCTGGGCGGCCCCGAGGCCCTGGCCGCGCGCCAGGCGCAGGTCTGCGCCGCGGCACTGGACGCCGGCATCACGCTGGCGCTGGACCGCATCGAGACCTTTCCCAGCACGCTGCTGGCCCACCGGCTGGTACGCCACGCCGTCAGGCAAGCCGGCGCCGGCGCCGCGCCGGCGCTGCTGGACGAGTTGTTCACGCGCTACTTCATGCACGGCGAGAACATCGGCGACCCGCAGGTCCTGCGGCGCGCGGCGGCAGCATGCGGCATCGCATTGCCTGAGACAGGCGCCAACGCCGGCCAGCCGGACCTGGACTGGCTGCCGCCACTGCACGACGCGGAGGCTCCCCCGCTGCGCGCCGGCTTCGGCGTGCCCCATCTTGTGTTCAACGGCACGCACAGCGTGTCAGGCGCGCGGCCGCCCGCCGTGCTGCTCGAAGCCATGCAGCGGGCCCTGGCGCGCGCGCAGCAGCGCGCCACGCTGGCGGCCGGCTGAATCTGCCTGCGCCGGACCACGCACCAGCGCGAACCGGCGCGCGCCCCCGATCTCTTCAACCTGATCCCATGACCACCCCGGCAAGAAGGCTGGCATGGGCCAGTTCCATCTCATATCTTTAAACGGAGACAACCATGCCAACCCGCCCCACCCTG
This genomic interval from Cupriavidus oxalaticus contains the following:
- a CDS encoding AraC family transcriptional regulator, whose translation is MHCLSPTVLVSFVHGFLPGADPALIAQLAARSGIAAALMNEPAARVTQEQFSTLYRLLAHELDDEMPGIFSRPLRNGTLKYLCLSLLDAPRLEVALHRFGQFFRLLLDEFRVESRREGNAAHVELVEAAAGPAVGPMARELMLKLVHGVASWLIRHKIPLQAVQLPSGRRAQASDHLYLFPGPVHFGCERGSIVFDAAFLDMPVRQRKADLEKFLARAPEDWIFVTFAEPMTCHRVRQYVADCLPVAPTIEAVAAALHCSVRTLCRRLSAEGTTFQAIKDGVRRDIAIQRLTRSNDAITAIAFDVGFDNPTAFHRAFRHWTGSTPNAYRRAP
- a CDS encoding 3-keto-5-aminohexanoate cleavage protein, which encodes MQFLDDSLHPENQDKVVITVAPYGPEWMPQDFPEDIPVTMEDQVQKAVDCYNAGATVLHLHVRELDGKGSKRLSKFNELIAGVRKAVPDMIIQVGGSISFAPEDDGQAAKWLSDDTRHMLAELDPKPDQVTVAINTTQMNIMELLYPEYLKGTSLEHPAYQQAYREMTVPAGPGWVEEHLRRLSNAGIQPHFQLTGIHALETLERMVRAGLYKGPLNLTWIGIGGGFDGPNPFNFFNFVHRAPDGCTLTAESLLKNVLPFNMMAMAMGLHPRCGIEDTIIDQHGNRMTSVQQIEQCVRVARELGREIASGKEAREIYRIGTWYDSAEETLAAHGMAPNRKSGQKNLPLRAA
- a CDS encoding DUF1289 domain-containing protein — encoded protein: MNPAPAVANPCLNICRLDVAGRYCQGCGRTPLEIGTWDRMTDARRAEVLAELPARQPWRRAQAASAS
- a CDS encoding DsbA family oxidoreductase, with the protein product MNQPATLTVDAYFDLICPWCMIGKKHLETAIAWLGQAHPNVAVRVDWHSYPLLPATPPGGTPYRDFYLARLGGPEALAARQAQVCAAALDAGITLALDRIETFPSTLLAHRLVRHAVRQAGAGAAPALLDELFTRYFMHGENIGDPQVLRRAAAACGIALPETGANAGQPDLDWLPPLHDAEAPPLRAGFGVPHLVFNGTHSVSGARPPAVLLEAMQRALARAQQRATLAAG